DNA from Tripterygium wilfordii isolate XIE 37 chromosome 15, ASM1340144v1, whole genome shotgun sequence:
CAGTGACTTTTACTGCTAGACCCCCCTCGTTCAACCTAAATAATACTTGTTGTCATTGAGGGGTTTATTTCAATCCCATCCATTATCATCGCGTCTTCTAGCATAAATGATAATTTCCCCCACGTGGTTATATAAATAGGACCCACAATCATGGTAGAGAGATGCTATAAGAGGATTACGTATGATAGCAAGTAGGGTCTCAAACACTGTCAATGATGGTGTTGGCTAGTGTAAGGTGCATGGTAGTCGTGTAAGGTGCATGGTAGTCATGTTTTTTTATTAGGGTTTAATCATCTTCGAATGCATGATCTTGCACGTGGAGGTGCATGTAGCATGCTAGTCATGTTCTCCCGCTAAAGGTTCAATATTTTTGGGAGGTATGAGCTTGCATGTGAATTTTTCATGGGTTTGTCAGGCATACGTAGTTTGTGCGCTAGTACGCAGGCCCGATGAATTTACTCCATGTGCATCTAAAAGTAATGACTATGAAATACCAATCcatcttacaaaaaaaaaaactcctaaaCTTTCACTAAACAAATTTGCTTATCAAGCTTTGGTTGTCACATAAACTCAGACTCAAATAACTTGGTAGTTTGTTTATACTAAACTCTTTTAATCCCAAATTTTAATTTCGTTGAACAATACTTAATTATCTctattattgttgttgataCAATAATAATCACTAGTAAATAATTCAATTTCCTAACCAACTTTTTGTGTGCTGAGAGTGTGACCTTCCTATTGAATTGATCAATTTCTTAGTAGTTAAGGTTTTGGTTGGTCAAACCAATTAACGAGGTAATAACAATATCCTTTTTATTCCatgtaattaataaatattatcaTATTTATTACATTTCCATGTGATAACATAAACTATTTCCTCGGAACAACCGATTTTTAAATTGTTTCGCAGTCAGACGCGTCTAAGGCACGCATGAAAGCCGATAAGAACGTGTTTTCTTCTCCGCGGACAACAAACAGAGCGAATTCTCTTTATATAAAGCTGAAATCTTTGCGACTCTGGAAGATTTTCTCTTAATATTAGTGGAACCCTATTCGGTATGCAATACATCCCTTCGATTTTTGAAGTTTCTGGTAAATTGCTCGCAGTCtgatttttgctttttttgtCATTGTTTGTATGCTACTGTCCAAACTTTTTCTGAATTGTTCGTAGTTTGATTATTGTTCGTTTATTGTTATGTCAAAGCCTGctcttttatctttaatttacatgttttatttctttaattCATATGTTTATTGATGATTCGAGAAATCTCGTTTTTGATGGTGATCAGCTTCCTTTTTGTCGTATAATTTGATGTTCTTTATTCTTCTTTCCTTCGATGTTTTTCCTTTGGCATCTTGATCTTTTGTGCGTTGAATTCGTAGCTAATGTCAGTACCTTACTAATATATCTTCATGTTCATTTCAATTCAAATTTTTATTGTTAAGAATTGATGATCTTAATTTAGATTGGAGGTTAAGGTTTGGGATGATTTGGGCATGTGAATATGTTCTATGGTGTAGAAAAATGAgacgatttttaaaaaattggaaGAGAAACGGTTGGTTAAAGAAGATATGATTGGAAGTAGAACGAGTAGGGTATGATGTGAAAGGATCAACTGAGAATGGGTTATGTAGAGTTTACTCGCAAAAGCGGATTTACATGGTTGATACAACTAGTCTTTCACTCATTCTTGCAAGGATTCATCTAGGCATACCCCAAATCCTCTTTAAGGcttgttattgtttttgtttgttgatttgatGGTACACTGTATAGTTTGGTATgttgaaaatttaaaacaagATGTAATCAGGAGTTGCTGTTTGATTTACGATCTGCGTTTTCTCAGTCTGAACTTAAATGCATCGCAAATGTTATTATGCTAAATGCATTTTAAGGCCACGTAATATAATCTTCATATCTAGATCATAATGTAATTAGGGTGTGTTATTGGTCCATATGAACTCCTTGCGTTTTCTAGGAATGGATTCATGCATGTTTCCATGACTTTTAGTGCATTGCATTGGTTCAAAATTTGAATGGAGCATAAACCAATAAGGGTCAAAATGGTGGAATTGTATAAATATAATTGTGCAATTATCCATTTATTATTGACATTTTTGCTCTGTAGAGTTGCTCCATCATATCTGTTTTACGTTCACATCTTTTCTTGAGAGAGGAAATGAGAATTTATAATGTTTCGCCTTCTAATTACTATATAATTGTGTATTTCAATTGACttacaattctaagaacattaccACACTTCAAAGGAACACATTACCTGAAGAGTTAGTTGAGGCCAATGGAGGATTCATTACCTTTAAGCTTCTTTCTTTTAGTTGTGGTCTATTATTGAAGTGACTTTGAGTGATATACTTTGCGATATTCCTTTTATCAAAGTTACTTAATGGCGGAGTCTGCAGTTTTTGTAGCATCACTTTCAAGCTAAAGAAAAATGGGAGGTGGAAAGAACAAGGATCATGATGAGAAAGGATTGTTTTCAAATCTTGCTGGATATGCAGCTGGACACGCTGGTGGTTATCCTCATGGTGGATATGGTGGATATCCACCGCATGGATACCCTCCTCAGGGTTATCCTCCACAAGGCTACCCACCGGCTGGATATCCTCCTCCTGGTGGTTACCCACCTGCCGGATATCCTCCCCCAGGTGGTTATCCTCCCTCAGCACCATATCCTCCACCAGGTGGTTATCCTCATGGTGGTTATCCCCCTGGGGGTTATCCTGGTCCATCAGCTCCACATCATTCAGGTACATTTGAATACCTCTCTTTGTGGCTCTtatgaatctttttttttttccctgcgaAAATGTAGTTTTATTTTGGTTGTTTTACTGCCATGATACAGTAGTGCTTAATTATGGCACAAGTTGGCAGAATGTTGTGTCGTTTGCACAAGAATTGATGGTGTATTGGTGATAGAACTTGTGAACTGCATTTCACTATCAAACTCAAAAAAGTACTGGAATTGACACATGTACTTTATCTGCAATTAAAAACAGTTGTTCTTGCAAACAAAAGGTTTTTGTTTGTTCGGTGTTTAAAGTGCCTGAAAAGAAAATGTGTGTAAGAAGTGCCTGACCGCTCGTCTAATAAATTTGGCGCAtgctttagttttttttccctaagtTGGTGCATCTTTAGTTGCAACTTAGCATCTGTAATTGTTTATGTGCCAATGGGACTTAGTATGATACTCATACCTTGATGGTCCCACCAAAGAGAATTGTGGTCCGAAAACTAGAAAAAAATCCATATTTAATTGGAGATAGCAAGCGAGATTCAAGCATCATTTACTGGAAAATTCTCTTCCTAATGTGGGACTACAGGGAGCTAAATTATGTACATAGTAGTAGGGGCTTTGGGTTGGGTTCCCGTTGTTGGCAACAATTTACTGCTCTTAAGTGATGCCCATCGTCTCTATGTTACGACCATCTGATATATGAACTCTCTTTCCTGTGTAAATGGTATGTCCATGCTTGATGACTCTTAAAGAGTTTGGAGGGTTCTCTGTATAACCACTGATTCTCAAACACAACAGGGCACGGATCTGGTGGTATGGGAGCACTGATTGCTGGAGGTGCGGCAGCTGCTGCTGCGGCATATGGGGCTCACCATCTTTCACACGGTGCTCACTATGGCGGGGGCTACTACGGCCACGGCCACGGCCATGGAAAGTTCAAACATGGAAAGTTCAAGCATGGGAAGTACGGTAGACATGGTATGTTTGGAAGGCACAAAGGCATGTTCGGGAAGCACAAGGGAAAAATGTTTAAGAGATGGAAGTGACACTACTGCCTCGATCTGCTACTACATCTGAGCAGACTATAAGCAGCTTTCTGGCAATTCGACAATTCTATCAGTGTTTGCTTCTGGTTTTCTCGTTTCCTAGTAAATCCAGGTTTTAAATAAACCCAGAGTGCATTTTATAACTACAGTTTCTTTATATGATGTTGTTTACAATATATGAAGACGTCAAATATGCTTTTTAGCAGTGCAACCTGTTTGGTTCGCCATTATTTTTCAATATTCAATCATTCTGTTGCTGGAGAGAGGCTTTATATGGGGAACTTGATGCCATATTCAATTAGGAGAATTTTTCCCCCTGTTGTTGTTTTTACCCTTATATAGCAGGTCCGTGTTTCCCTTTACGGGTTTTCTGGTTGATCACtgtttaaaccctaaacctgaAACCATAGAAGATGCAAAAGGAGAGAGTGAAATTGCAGAGAAATTGTGAAGAGTAGGGATACTCCCAAACCCCCAAAAACCACCCGTGAATACACTCCTTGTCTCTGTTTCTGTTCCTCAGAAGAGGAGGTATATAACGCCCAAGAAACCCAATGTAACAGCTTCAATACACGCAATAATTGGAACCCAGAACAAGGTGAAGAAGCAAGACACTCTCTTTAAGTGTTCAGTTGATACACACAACCATTTATACCAAAACTCTCGTCATTTATGATATCTCAAACAAACTGGAATCACAATTTGTGATCAATCTGTACCTTTTTTgagtttgattgatttttttttgggatccGTATTCTACTTGATGTTTTCTTAATCGATGGTTTCTTTCTGGGTTCTTGTTTTTCTCTTGCTTTTAACCTTAAAATTTCTTAGTTATTCAATCAAGTTCATGGAGAATACGCTACCTCGCAACAATTTCCGGCAATGGTGGCCGCATGCATACCGTTAATctaaaaaaggacaaaaattgCTTAGTTGTCAAAATTGACCAGTTGTGTCCGTTCAGTATGTTCatctttgattttgttattcttcGCCGGAAATATTCCctttgtttttgtacattaatcGGCTGTCTGTCGTTTCATATGTCGgcgaagggaaaaaaaactaaaaaagagaaTATATTTGGGTCCTTAATTGACTAACCAACCGCCGTAGTAATGCGCAGAGTCGCAGACATTGTATGTAATGATGATCAGTTCATGTTTGATCAGAGCGAGAAAGGAAAGACCGATCGATCGTTCCAGTCGAAATTTCCTTTCAGGTTAGCTCTCTTAGCTTTTAATTTTCATGTTGATTGCGGTTGCAAACGCGGGAGGTCATAGTTTCAACTCCCACACCCATGGTTCAACGGGCATGTTGAGATACCGAATTCACAGttaccattatatatatattcgcaGTTACCATTATACAAGAATTCTTTTATGTAGATCAAAAAGTGTAAATCAAGTTTGttgaccaaaatccaatggttgtaataaatcaCAAcgtaagtgggggccacacgtttattatgggacccatcacatctatggttgaaaaataagtccacaaacttagttcacacttttgatccacattggagaatttctatatctatatatatatatatatatgtttctatAACTACTAATTATGGAATCGGTACAGGCTATGGTGATCTACATGGAGCAGAAGAATGATTTCTTGGCGATGACTCTAGTGGggattattattactattatctTTGTTTTTCTCAAGAGATTCAACAACTGGTACCATCTAACCAGGCTGGGTTATAAAGATGAAAAGTAAGTACACTACTCTGTTCCTCCTGGTGACTTTGGGGTGGCTTTTGGTGGGGAGTATGTTGTCCTTCTCAACAGCACTTAAATCCTCTACTCCTGATTCCTTCATTTTTGATCTAGTTCAAAGGTCATCTTCTCAACACTCTCTCTCATTATATAACTTAAtgccttcttttctttatttttatttaatttttgtaggGGTAAAGACGAAAATAAAAAAGCTTAAACATATAGAGAGCCActattaacaaaaaaaactcaCATTTCGACGCTCAAGTTGACGTTCATAAGAGCATAATGGAATCAAATAAGAGATACATGACTAGgattgcaagaaaaaaaaaaagcaagttaTCTCCAAATTGTTCGTCTACATGTTGGTTGGGTCAATTTGGCTGagcttaaaagttaaaaaaataagttagcttataagttgtgaaataaaTTTTGAGGCGTTTGCTGAATCTTATGGCTAATTTTAGCTTATATGCTGtggaaaatttatttttgtttatattttttaatttctactAAATTTATTTAAGTatacatataatttattattaattttctaatataaattataaaatgttTTCTATAAATAAAATCGAAATTATTATCTaaaaaagtttataatatttcattttatgatttcttattttgtaaattattattattaaatttaaataatttattattatatttattagattaaatttaataacaaaatttattacaaaaatcataaaatataatatgatgAAGTTTAAGATAATAATTCTATTCAACCCCTTATAGTTAGTCAAACACATCATAGTTTACTACCCAACttttattacaatttttttttccacaatatTTAAATTAGTgttaaaaatcaattaaaacGCTCTACGAAAGGATCTTGCTTGATTTGACATTGCTTGTCCAATCAcaccttagagcatccacaaatgggaagaatttgaagtacttgagatgatactttcttgataagttaagtgctagatgttcacaatgggtataatggagtgtatttcaagtacttgaaatgttacttttttgataaatatagtgctacatacacacaatgggtgaaaaattacacttgaaaatttagttgtggaaaaaggatacttgagagttggagtatgtatatagttaatgaatagtgaagagagaggtgatgaatagtgaagagagaggtgatgaaaaggaagagagagatgataaaaaagaagaaagagaagatgaaaagaagagagagatatgaaaaagaagagagagatgataaaaaggaagagagagaaaatagagaaagtgagtatgaagtgttggaatgtatggagtgttgatgaataatgtatattgtgggattcactcatccaattaaattgtgccacgtaggatagatgagaagagagagaatgattttgaagtgctggatatttggtgcatcactgtggatgctcttagccTAGCTAACAGCTAGTCTGTGGTTCAACCCTTTGTCATGTACGAAACTAGCTTGTCGTACAGCCACTTGAACATCCAACACAAAATGATTCAACTGAACAGAAAAACGTCTATACTAtaaaagttatgtttggaaaaattgaaaattatattgaaattaAACAGGGAAAGAATTACATGGACCTCAATTAGACCTAGCTAATGTTTATTCTTGTATATATAGCTATGGTGGAATGGGTATGTACAAGACGCACCTATTTGGGAGGGCAAGCATTTTGGTCACTAAACCCAAAACTTGCAGGGCAGTACTATCAAACGGGGATGAATCGTTCCAAATTGGTTATCCCGCGATCAGCAAGCTCTCACCCAATTCGCTTAAATCCATTGAAGGTGTCGAGCACAAGCGTGTGCGCAAGCTAATGAAATCCCCTGTAAGTGGCCATGAAGCATTAGCTTTGTATATTGAGCTTATAGAAGATAATGTGATCATTTCGTTGGATGAATGGGCAAGTATGAGCACCAACCAACCACAAATCAAGTTATTGAGTGAGATTAAGCGTGTTATTTTCAAGCTCATGATCAACATCTTCTTGCGTCCAAACTATGTTTCTCTGATTGGTATTATGGATAAATTATTCACAGATGTGAATAATGCGTTCCTTTCAACGGCTATCAATATCCCCGGTATACATCACAATACTCTCAACAAGGCCGATGAGGTAATTAAATATTCGTTATGATAGGGATACCAATAGCTAATAGTTGATATTTCAGTTATCCTAACTATTAAGTTGTACGCACATAATTTAATTTCTTACGCATCACACAGGACGGACATGTAGAATCCACGAATTTATACTTGCATCCTATGCATTCAACTCAACAACAGTTGGGATAACTAGGATTTTCGATATATGAAATATTAATCACCATTTTGGACCACCCATTACAAAGGATTGAAGTAGTCTTCACATATTGTACCAACTTTGTCATGTGTAGGCTTGTCAAGAGTTGGTGAAGATTCTTCAAGGTGTAGTTGAAGAAAGGAGGATTGAGATGGAAAGAAAACAGTCTTCAGGGGTGGCAACATGTATGTTGGATTTGTTGCTCAAGAGTAGTGAAGATGATGATAAATTGGAGGATGGGGAGATTAATGAGTTGCTACGTACTATGTTGCTTGCTGGACATGAAACCACTGCGTATACTACAATGTGGGCCATCTCATTCCTTCATGATCATCCCCAAATCTTGCAAAATGCTaaggtacatatatatatatatatatatatatatatatatatatgtaccttAGCATTTTGCAAGATTTGGGGATGATCATGAAGGAGTATACGCAGtggtttcatatatatatatatatatattgttgcttTAATCATTGATTTTTCTTAAGAAATTTCTTCTTAATATttgatttgtttaattaattttaggaGGAGCAAGAAAGAGCCCTAATTCCTAAGCCGTGGAGCATCTTCACAAAAGGGATTGACTCTCAAAGAAATTAGAGAGATGGATTATCTTGCAAAGGTATGATCTTATTAATGAGTACTCAATTGAtgccaaaaataaaatgatttaattttatttatttataaattttgctGGTTGTAGATAATTCAAGAGACATTGAGGAAAGCTAACCTTCTGCTTATGTATATTCGAGAGGCAAAAAGGGATGTTGTGATAAACGGTTGGTTTCTCAATAATCATTATTTGTCAATTCGATcgctttaattaattaattaattaattattttcttagtcaatttataaactatatatatacaactaggCTATATAATACCAAAAGGATGGAAGGTGTTGGTAATGCCGTAATGCCGAGAGCTATTCATATGGACCCTGAGATTTACCAAAACCCACAAGACTTTGATCCATCAAGATGGGATGCaagtaattaaaattaattaatctatGATTTattttcacacacacacatatatatatatatatattaatggtTCCTGTTCTTGGAAAATTGAACAGAATCACAATGCCAAGGTTGGAGATTTTATTCCTTTCAGATTTGGAAAGAGACTTTGCCCAGGATCTGAGCTTGCCAAgcttagggatggcaaaaaaagtTGATCCGAACACTACCTGCAGAGTACCCAATCCGTTTAGAATctgaaaaccgatcctatagttttggttttggtttttcaaCCCGTCCTGGTTGAGGGTCAGGTTtggtttttatatataataatatagatgaaaaaaaattgGCCCAAATCTGCTTCCTAGATagtaaatttttaattttcttaatatGGATCATTATATATTTATCGATTATTTAATACTTTAATATTCTTGGTTTTTGGTTGGTGCAGAGTTGAAAAGATTAATCCAGGATGTGCAGTGAAGTATTTGCCTGAGCCGCTTCCTGTTGACAACTTTCTTGCAAAAATTACGAAGCTCTAATTATAATCAACCTTTTAAGCAATTATATAAATAAGGGGAAAAAAGCAAGACtacatgtatgtgtatatatgtgtgtatgtgtgtcgAAGTGTActtatttattatataaataaGTAATTCTGAATTGTACTATTGTTTATCTCTACAAAAACATCTTTGAGTTATATTGCGATGTCAATTGCCTTTGTCCGGCAGAGAGTGATGGTGTGCATGGCGTTGTTTatgggattttttatttttgatggaGAATATGTAAGGGACGTATGTTTGGACGTTTCTCTTTTGACGGACTTTTGAATTTTCACGTGTTGAATGGTCGAATTGTTCACCCcatgtgtgagtgtgagtgttaaaatatgatataaataatGATAAATGCTCTagtccaataagttaacttattaaGTTGAATTAGAAAGAGTAACAAACTATAATAGAATTGAATAAGtaatattaaattatatttttcaaattttttgaggGAGTGTAGAATAATcccaatatataatttattctaTTTCTCCAAAGtataaatcaaaaattaaatcaatataTTCAAAAGATTAATGGGCGACTCACTACTGTTAGTTAAATTAAAATAGGTGATATCCCCTCTCTTGAACAGCCattaacatatataattatccATAACTAGTAGAATTGTAAACAAACTAAATGATTTATATTTCAAGTTATTATTTGTTTCGGTtaaaaaaacactttttttcAACCAAAAAGATTTAAAGTGCATGAGTTATGATCAATATTTGACCAAAAAAGTAGGGTTTAGTAAACGTTTAATTCAAATAGTTTTGGTGCATGTGGAGGAGATGTAAGCCAATCAGTGTCTGACAAGTCAGCATAATTAAGAGTTGGTGCCATTACAAAatcctaattaattaaatacactGGAATAAATAATTAATGCTAACTAGACGTCATTGGATGTTCACTATTGTGCAAGGATTCCTAATTTAATATATGTATACGTATGTATACATTATATATGAAGTTAGTTTTGTGACTAATCTCTAGCTAGGGTTTGATGTCGATTGCTTTGAATTTTCACGTGTTGAGTCATCAAATTATATTATTCAGTCCATATGTGAATgtgagtgttagaatatgatataaataatgtgaaattaATATCCAAGTCCAAGTCCAACAAATCAAGTTATTGagttgaattaaaatatattcGAAAGATTTCGTGACTGACTACTGTTAGTTAAATTAAAATAGGTTATGTCCCTTTTCTTGGACAACTATTAACATATCCAATTATCCATAACTAGAAGAATAGTAAACAAACTAAATGATTATATTTCAAGTTAATATCTTGAGAAATAATTTGTTTTGGTTACAAaggctttttaattttttagagCCAAAAAGATTTTAAGTGCATgagtttaattataatatttgacCTAAAAACTAGGGTTTAGTAAACGTTTAGTTCAAATAGTACAAGGATTCCTTGCTTATTTATAACTCCTTGTTGAATTCGTAATGTAAACCATCATATATAAAGTTAGAGGCACAACGTTTATTTCTTCTGCGATTAATCATCTCTagggtttgattttgattattttgtttgttaattttCTCAATCAAACATTGTTTGCTTTCTTGGTTTCAATTTTCTCGAAGATGGGTGCAAGAAAATTGACAATCGAGGATTTGAAGAATCTCGATGATGGTTGGTTTGATAAGATGGTTgagaaaaccaaaaaagacGCGAGAGGAAACGATGAATTGGCCCAAAATTTGTTGACAGAGC
Protein-coding regions in this window:
- the LOC119980052 gene encoding glycine-rich protein A3-like, producing MGGGKNKDHDEKGLFSNLAGYAAGHAGGYPHGGYGGYPPHGYPPQGYPPQGYPPAGYPPPGGYPPAGYPPPGGYPPSAPYPPPGGYPHGGYPPGGYPGPSAPHHSGHGSGGMGALIAGGAAAAAAAYGAHHLSHGAHYGGGYYGHGHGHGKFKHGKFKHGKYGRHGMFGRHKGMFGKHKGKMFKRWK
- the LOC120017327 gene encoding beta-amyrin 11-oxidase-like; protein product: MRRVADIVCNDDQFMFDQSEKGKTDRSFQSKFPFSYGGMGMYKTHLFGRASILVTKPKTCRAVLSNGDESFQIGYPAISKLSPNSLKSIEGVEHKRVRKLMKSPVSGHEALALYIELIEDNVIISLDEWASMSTNQPQIKLLSEIKRVIFKLMINIFLRPNYVSLIGIMDKLFTDVNNAFLSTAINIPGIHHNTLNKADEACQELVKILQGVVEERRIEMERKQSSGVATCMLDLLLKSSEDDDKLEDGEINELLRTMLLAGHETTAYTTMWAISFLHDHPQILQNAKIWG